In Alkalihalobacterium alkalinitrilicum, a genomic segment contains:
- a CDS encoding tripartite tricarboxylate transporter substrate binding protein, protein MQKIIKFLAVAFLVLFLAACGSEETQSGNENGNNEASNGGASEEEATESGSSYPEGPVTFYVQYSAGGATDLAYRQFFAVAEKYLGETVVVENVTGGGGTVGLSELARREADGYTLGNTSLQPLTITPHNQTVAYTVDDFTYIGGWGKYLYGIAVKADAPYADYAEFLEASRENPGMAYSDSGPGGITTLGMMMLDQAEDNVPSWKSIGFDGGGEAMSALLGGHTAFGINNPGAYKGAIENGDLRLLLSLSDARWELSPDTPTAREVGYDFDITSWLAIGGPKGLPDEVIEVWSDVIQKTIADPEFIEVAENMDLPLDWMAGDEYGEVVKEMYDVYGELIEQLNQ, encoded by the coding sequence ATGCAAAAGATCATCAAGTTCTTAGCCGTAGCATTTTTAGTTTTATTCTTAGCAGCATGTGGTTCTGAGGAGACTCAATCGGGAAATGAAAATGGAAACAATGAAGCAAGTAACGGAGGAGCATCTGAAGAGGAAGCAACTGAGTCTGGATCTAGTTATCCAGAAGGACCGGTGACGTTCTATGTCCAATACTCAGCGGGTGGAGCAACGGATCTTGCCTATAGACAATTTTTCGCTGTAGCTGAAAAATATTTAGGGGAAACAGTTGTTGTAGAAAATGTCACTGGTGGCGGTGGTACGGTTGGATTATCAGAGCTAGCTAGACGGGAGGCAGATGGATATACACTAGGAAATACGTCTTTACAGCCGTTAACGATTACACCACATAATCAAACAGTGGCGTATACAGTAGATGACTTTACTTACATTGGTGGATGGGGTAAATATCTTTACGGTATTGCCGTAAAAGCTGATGCACCTTATGCCGATTATGCCGAATTTTTAGAAGCATCACGTGAAAATCCAGGTATGGCTTATAGTGATTCTGGTCCTGGTGGAATTACGACTCTAGGTATGATGATGTTAGACCAAGCAGAAGATAATGTACCATCATGGAAGAGTATTGGTTTTGATGGCGGTGGAGAAGCAATGTCTGCGTTACTTGGTGGCCATACTGCTTTTGGAATCAATAACCCAGGAGCTTATAAGGGTGCTATAGAAAATGGAGATTTGCGTTTATTACTTTCATTAAGTGACGCAAGATGGGAATTATCACCAGATACACCGACAGCGAGAGAAGTTGGATACGACTTTGACATTACTTCATGGTTAGCTATTGGCGGTCCAAAAGGGTTACCTGATGAAGTTATCGAAGTGTGGAGCGATGTAATTCAAAAGACAATTGCAGATCCAGAATTTATTGAAGTAGCAGAAAACATGGATTTACCACTTGATTGGATGGCTGGTGATGAATATGGAGAAGTAGTGAAAGAAATGTATGACGTTTACGGTGAGCTCATTGAGCAATTGAATCAGTAA
- a CDS encoding tyrosine-type recombinase/integrase, whose amino-acid sequence MDYVLMLLLLEPSIRVNELVGIDLADVRLKEGSIYLKNAKTYRERVVPIQKCGLNFIQEFANKNVLSVM is encoded by the coding sequence ATGGATTATGTACTTATGTTGTTACTCTTAGAGCCTAGTATAAGAGTAAATGAGCTTGTAGGAATTGATCTAGCTGATGTGAGACTCAAGGAGGGTTCAATTTATTTAAAGAACGCTAAAACATATAGAGAAAGAGTAGTACCCATTCAAAAATGTGGTTTGAACTTCATACAAGAGTTCGCAAACAAAAATGTCCTAAGTGTAATGTGA
- a CDS encoding helix-turn-helix domain-containing protein, translating into MELQLKKHRYRCLVCSHTFFEKLSFIDRYQRHTVMLAQEALSLSSEMCLTHAGKLVGVSANRFLRMFDEETYL; encoded by the coding sequence GTGGAGCTACAATTAAAAAAACATCGTTACCGCTGTTTAGTATGTTCTCATACCTTCTTTGAGAAACTTTCCTTTATTGATCGATACCAGCGTCATACGGTGATGTTAGCCCAAGAAGCTTTATCTCTAAGTTCAGAAATGTGCTTAACTCATGCAGGGAAGCTAGTTGGAGTTAGCGCGAATCGTTTTTTACGCATGTTTGATGAAGAAACGTACCTGTAA
- a CDS encoding thiamine pyrophosphate-binding protein — MSEVKSMNQDYQTTITQETPTLKAICQVLEEAGVEYLFGLPGGNMSKMYPYLYGNENIKPILVRHEQVASIMSEVYGRLTGKPGVYTSQGAWAIANGTMGAIEALQGSSPMMILTDMSDNAPYSQHAPYQIGTGEYGGYDVKKAMEAVTKYTTAVYSPEQAVQSTQIALKHSLSGNPGPVSVVFHSNSINGVVDSTSSPKIYHTQHYFKFSEKTEDSNKIQKAADELAKAAKPFIIAGSGVHRSKAYGELKALAEQIGAPIGTTAGGKTSIEETHPNAVGVMGNWGQDVANKFLQEADVVLVVGSRLTPTDTVFESLDLIDPARQTLIQIDIEEKNASWTYPVDQTLIGDAKAILTQIIDNLNNNGKNVDPKEVEKRIAEITYQKDLLGFMEVEEGKSDVRPILTQRVVKEIEKVIDEKTIITLDSGENRVFMTNLLKSKAPGSIIAPTASGAMGYSMPAALATKLVHPDHEVLAVCGDGSFPMTMNALLTAVQYDLKIVVLVMNNSSLGWVKNNQGDKVIASTYDDCDFSAMAKSFGCEGIRVTDPDKIGEALETAFRSEKCTVIDVITTDTESYKKAQSSLMQNR, encoded by the coding sequence ATGAGTGAAGTTAAAAGTATGAATCAAGATTACCAAACTACGATTACGCAAGAAACTCCGACACTTAAAGCAATCTGTCAGGTGCTAGAAGAAGCTGGAGTGGAATATTTATTTGGTTTACCTGGTGGGAACATGAGCAAAATGTATCCGTACTTGTATGGAAATGAAAATATAAAGCCGATTTTAGTCAGACATGAGCAAGTTGCAAGTATTATGTCAGAGGTGTATGGACGATTAACAGGCAAACCTGGTGTCTATACTTCACAAGGTGCATGGGCGATTGCTAATGGTACGATGGGAGCAATTGAGGCGCTGCAAGGCAGTAGTCCAATGATGATTCTGACAGATATGTCGGACAATGCTCCTTATTCCCAGCATGCCCCGTATCAAATTGGTACAGGTGAATATGGTGGCTATGATGTAAAAAAGGCGATGGAAGCTGTAACGAAGTACACGACAGCCGTTTACTCTCCAGAACAAGCAGTTCAAAGTACGCAAATTGCTCTAAAGCATTCGTTATCTGGTAACCCTGGACCAGTTTCCGTTGTGTTTCATAGTAATTCAATAAATGGAGTTGTTGATTCAACAAGCTCACCAAAAATATATCATACACAGCACTATTTTAAATTTAGTGAAAAAACAGAAGATTCAAATAAAATACAGAAAGCGGCTGATGAACTAGCCAAAGCTGCGAAACCATTCATTATTGCTGGAAGCGGTGTACATAGGTCAAAAGCTTACGGAGAACTTAAAGCGCTTGCAGAACAAATTGGTGCGCCAATCGGTACAACGGCTGGAGGAAAGACCTCAATTGAAGAAACACATCCGAATGCTGTCGGTGTGATGGGGAACTGGGGACAAGATGTGGCCAATAAATTTTTACAAGAAGCAGATGTTGTCTTAGTCGTTGGTTCTAGATTAACTCCAACAGATACAGTGTTTGAATCACTTGACTTAATTGATCCTGCAAGACAAACGCTGATTCAAATTGATATTGAGGAGAAAAATGCGAGCTGGACATACCCAGTTGATCAGACGTTAATTGGAGATGCCAAGGCGATTTTAACGCAAATCATAGATAATCTAAATAATAACGGTAAAAACGTGGATCCGAAAGAAGTGGAAAAGCGAATCGCTGAGATCACATATCAAAAGGACTTATTAGGCTTCATGGAAGTTGAGGAAGGCAAGTCGGACGTTCGACCGATTTTAACGCAAAGAGTCGTGAAGGAAATTGAAAAGGTGATTGATGAAAAAACAATCATTACGCTTGATTCAGGTGAAAATCGCGTGTTCATGACAAATCTATTAAAATCAAAAGCGCCAGGTAGTATCATTGCTCCGACTGCATCAGGGGCGATGGGATATTCGATGCCAGCGGCACTTGCAACAAAACTCGTTCATCCTGATCATGAAGTGTTAGCCGTCTGTGGTGATGGATCGTTCCCAATGACGATGAATGCTTTGCTAACTGCTGTTCAGTATGACCTTAAAATCGTTGTTCTTGTTATGAACAATTCAAGTTTAGGTTGGGTGAAGAATAACCAAGGAGATAAGGTGATTGCTTCAACGTATGATGATTGCGACTTTAGTGCAATGGCGAAATCATTCGGATGTGAAGGAATTCGAGTCACCGATCCAGATAAGATTGGCGAAGCATTGGAAACAGCTTTCCGTTCTGAAAAATGTACTGTAATCGATGTTATCACAACCGATACAGAAAGCTATAAAAAAGCCCAATCATCGCTAATGCAAAATAGATAA
- a CDS encoding tripartite tricarboxylate transporter permease, with protein sequence MGADILAGLEMMFQPHHVLLVFLGVVLGTVMGAIPGLSSTMGIALLLPITFTLSPVAAIAMLTAMYKGGLFGGSIASILFNAPGTSAAAATGIDGYQLTKQGKSGKAIRMALIGSSVGDLIGCITLILLAGLIAKAALMFGPPEYVAIILFAFTMVLGVADKALMKGFLALGIGILISTVGYDPVTGVPRFEFGSMEMSSGFSLIAVLIGLLALPEVFRQIEDVIREKIKDHKGKKEKAEQKVDVQLGDSKLTWKEVKGTRKVLFTSAGVGTFIGALPGLGPTIAAFMGYRTGKKISKDPNYGKGSLHGVAAPEAANSAVASANLIPLLALGIPGDVEAALILGALTIQGITPGPQIFVNNGAIVYGIYAGMIMAIIMNFVFNWYFVRGVIKVKNISIQIMVPIIMVLCIAGTFGYNQNMFDVKVMFAFGLLGYILNKFGIPTTALLIGFILTPIFERSLRQTLALSDNGLLFFFERPIALVFIAITLVTVVSYFIKSRAENNGKSVSQ encoded by the coding sequence GTGGGTGCTGATATTCTAGCTGGACTGGAAATGATGTTCCAGCCCCATCATGTCTTATTAGTCTTTTTGGGAGTAGTGCTTGGTACGGTGATGGGGGCGATACCAGGACTATCTTCAACGATGGGAATTGCCTTATTGCTTCCTATCACATTTACGTTAAGCCCAGTTGCTGCGATCGCCATGTTGACCGCTATGTATAAAGGTGGGTTATTTGGTGGAAGTATTGCTTCGATTTTATTTAATGCACCAGGTACTTCTGCAGCAGCTGCCACAGGAATTGATGGTTATCAATTAACGAAACAAGGGAAGTCAGGGAAAGCGATACGGATGGCGCTGATTGGCTCGTCCGTCGGGGATTTAATCGGTTGTATTACCTTAATCTTACTTGCTGGTTTAATTGCCAAGGCAGCTTTGATGTTTGGGCCACCGGAATATGTCGCTATTATTTTATTTGCTTTTACTATGGTCTTAGGGGTTGCTGATAAAGCCTTGATGAAAGGGTTTCTAGCCCTAGGAATTGGGATCTTAATTTCTACAGTGGGATATGATCCAGTGACTGGAGTTCCCCGATTTGAATTTGGTTCGATGGAAATGTCATCTGGTTTTTCATTGATTGCTGTATTGATTGGACTTCTGGCCCTTCCAGAAGTGTTTAGGCAAATTGAAGATGTCATTCGCGAAAAAATCAAGGATCACAAAGGAAAGAAAGAGAAAGCAGAGCAAAAAGTGGATGTACAACTAGGAGATTCAAAACTGACTTGGAAAGAAGTGAAGGGAACAAGGAAGGTGTTGTTTACTTCTGCCGGTGTTGGAACATTTATCGGTGCCCTTCCTGGACTTGGGCCGACCATTGCCGCTTTTATGGGTTATCGTACAGGGAAAAAAATATCGAAGGATCCAAATTACGGAAAAGGCTCACTTCATGGAGTTGCTGCTCCTGAAGCCGCTAACAGTGCTGTAGCTAGTGCGAATTTAATTCCGCTGCTTGCACTCGGTATTCCAGGCGATGTTGAAGCTGCTTTAATTTTAGGGGCATTAACGATTCAAGGGATCACGCCTGGTCCGCAAATTTTTGTGAATAATGGTGCGATCGTCTATGGGATTTATGCAGGGATGATCATGGCGATTATCATGAACTTTGTGTTTAACTGGTACTTTGTACGAGGTGTTATCAAAGTAAAAAACATTTCAATTCAAATTATGGTGCCAATTATTATGGTGTTATGTATAGCTGGTACATTCGGTTACAACCAAAATATGTTCGATGTTAAGGTGATGTTTGCGTTTGGATTGCTTGGTTATATCTTAAATAAGTTTGGCATTCCAACAACAGCGCTTCTGATCGGCTTTATTTTAACTCCGATCTTTGAACGTTCTTTACGTCAAACGTTAGCACTTTCAGATAACGGACTTTTATTCTTTTTTGAAAGACCGATTGCTTTAGTTTTTATCGCGATTACGTTAGTTACAGTTGTTAGTTATTTTATTAAATCAAGAGCTGAAAATAATGGAAAATCTGTGTCTCAATAG
- a CDS encoding aldehyde dehydrogenase family protein, whose amino-acid sequence MVQAKVEAEQKLFINGEWRKAKEYTPLYSPYSREEISKIPMASLQETEDAIEAAVQAQAAMRKLTAYERSEILYNLVNLLKQNYDRAAEIIALEAAKPIGTAKAEVDRTIQTYKFAAQEAGQLFGETIPLDAAPGGQNRLGYTKLEPLGVIGAITPFNFPMNLVAHKVGPAIATGNTIVLKPASQTPLSSFFLAELLHEAGMPAGALNVITGSGRVVGDHIVTHEKVKMITFTGSPEVGKQIRERAGLKRVTLELGSNSAVIVDKDTEIDRVIGRCVQGAFSFQGQVCISLQRVYVHENIYDAFVEKFIQETNKLTIGDPLDEKTDVSALISKGDVDRALAWINEAKEQGATVVTGGKAEGNILLPTVIVNASSQLKVSCQEVFAPIVVINPVSSVEQAVEEVNDSRFGLQAGIYTRDIQKAMWVSDRLEVGGVMINDIPTFRVDNMPYGGVKESGTGREGIKYAVREMAETKLVVVNNNY is encoded by the coding sequence ATGGTACAAGCAAAGGTTGAAGCGGAACAAAAGTTATTTATCAATGGGGAGTGGAGAAAAGCAAAAGAGTATACTCCCCTATACTCTCCTTATTCTAGGGAGGAAATTTCGAAGATCCCAATGGCATCGTTACAAGAAACAGAGGATGCCATTGAAGCTGCGGTACAGGCACAGGCTGCAATGCGAAAGTTAACAGCCTATGAGCGTAGTGAGATCCTATATAATCTTGTCAATCTATTAAAACAAAACTATGACAGAGCAGCTGAGATTATTGCACTAGAAGCTGCGAAGCCGATTGGAACTGCCAAAGCTGAGGTTGATAGGACAATTCAAACATACAAATTTGCGGCACAGGAAGCGGGCCAATTATTTGGCGAAACGATCCCGCTTGATGCTGCGCCTGGGGGACAAAACCGTCTAGGGTATACAAAACTAGAGCCGCTAGGTGTCATCGGGGCGATTACACCGTTTAATTTTCCTATGAATCTCGTCGCTCATAAAGTGGGGCCAGCGATTGCAACAGGGAACACGATCGTACTAAAACCAGCTTCGCAAACACCGTTATCGTCTTTTTTCTTAGCTGAATTGTTACACGAAGCAGGAATGCCAGCGGGTGCTTTAAACGTCATTACGGGCAGCGGGCGTGTTGTTGGTGATCATATTGTCACTCACGAGAAGGTGAAGATGATCACGTTTACAGGAAGTCCTGAAGTTGGCAAGCAAATTCGCGAGCGTGCTGGTTTGAAGCGAGTAACACTTGAACTTGGTTCGAACTCGGCTGTGATTGTAGATAAGGATACAGAGATCGATCGAGTGATTGGTCGTTGTGTGCAAGGAGCATTTAGTTTTCAAGGACAAGTTTGTATTTCGTTACAGCGGGTCTATGTTCACGAGAATATCTATGATGCGTTCGTAGAAAAGTTTATTCAAGAAACGAACAAGCTTACGATTGGCGATCCTCTAGATGAGAAAACAGACGTTTCCGCGCTGATTTCAAAAGGTGATGTAGATCGTGCTTTAGCCTGGATCAATGAGGCGAAAGAGCAAGGAGCGACAGTAGTTACAGGAGGAAAGGCAGAAGGGAATATTCTTTTACCGACTGTAATTGTAAACGCTTCATCACAATTGAAGGTTTCGTGCCAGGAAGTATTTGCTCCGATTGTCGTGATCAATCCAGTGTCTTCGGTGGAACAGGCCGTTGAAGAGGTCAATGATTCTCGATTCGGACTGCAAGCTGGGATCTATACAAGAGATATTCAAAAAGCCATGTGGGTGTCTGACCGCTTAGAAGTGGGAGGAGTCATGATTAATGATATCCCGACGTTTCGTGTAGATAACATGCCGTATGGTGGTGTGAAAGAAAGTGGTACAGGCCGTGAAGGCATTAAATATGCAGTGCGGGAAATGGCAGAGACAAAGCTTGTAGTGGTTAATAACAACTACTAA
- a CDS encoding IclR family transcriptional regulator: MHDKSVVQSVEKAAAILRLFSKKDPKLTLSEISKRTSFNKTTALRLCNTLEKVGFIEKVYSSSTPYYRLGIELFKIGSVILHSLDITSRAKPHLKRITELTGDNSYLFIEKNNLAHCIDTVKGDYLVRDTTTELGDTYNLNQGGGPLAMLAFLDNKKKFEVFNALNLSNEEVRKLDDRLDQIRAKGYSISRGEIYRSAAAMGAPILDFQGNVIGALSVGGIVDRFSDERMPHIVEVLTCAAEELSREFGWEGKVVQ; the protein is encoded by the coding sequence GTGCATGATAAATCAGTTGTTCAGTCTGTAGAAAAGGCCGCGGCTATTTTACGGTTGTTTTCAAAGAAAGATCCCAAACTGACTCTTAGTGAAATTTCAAAGAGGACATCGTTTAATAAAACGACGGCTTTGCGTTTGTGTAATACGTTGGAAAAAGTGGGGTTTATTGAAAAGGTCTATTCATCCTCAACACCGTATTACAGACTCGGAATTGAGTTGTTTAAAATTGGGAGTGTAATTTTACATTCTTTGGATATTACATCGAGAGCGAAGCCGCATTTAAAGAGAATAACAGAATTGACTGGAGATAACTCCTACTTGTTCATTGAAAAAAATAATCTGGCCCATTGTATTGATACCGTAAAAGGGGATTACCTGGTTAGGGACACAACGACCGAACTTGGTGATACGTATAATCTTAACCAAGGCGGTGGGCCCTTGGCGATGTTGGCTTTCCTTGATAATAAAAAGAAATTTGAAGTATTTAATGCATTGAATTTGAGTAATGAAGAAGTGAGAAAGCTTGATGATCGTTTAGACCAGATTAGGGCTAAGGGGTACTCGATAAGCAGGGGGGAGATTTATCGGTCTGCAGCGGCGATGGGAGCACCGATTCTTGACTTTCAAGGAAATGTCATTGGAGCTTTAAGCGTTGGGGGGATTGTTGATCGTTTTTCAGATGAAAGAATGCCGCATATCGTTGAAGTGTTAACATGCGCTGCCGAGGAACTATCGAGGGAATTTGGCTGGGAAGGGAAAGTGGTTCAGTAG
- a CDS encoding zinc-dependent alcohol dehydrogenase → MKGIVLRKNDNQVVVETLPIPQVGDEQVLVKVICTGICGTDIKLLKGQYHLRENIEKVVVGHEFVGMVVELGASVDNIKKGDRITAQPTIRSCGTCQYCHTGQFNLCKDRTRIGFDADGSFAEYIVLHKDQIYHLPDQISDEAAAMIEPLTVAVRAVYKAEIKPTDTVLITGPGTIGLLTLLVAKQHGCRTLVCGTKMDEKKLKIASALGADKVFMNDQWKEEIGAEKISIVFECAGHESAVNMGLELIVPKGQYIQVGTKSSKIEVDFMTVAYKELRITGSIAAIREDWIHAIELMVQCEDKAQLLIDKIYPLDKWETGLESLLNNGGPKILLQP, encoded by the coding sequence ATGAAGGGAATTGTCTTACGTAAAAATGATAATCAAGTAGTTGTCGAAACACTACCCATCCCTCAAGTGGGGGATGAGCAGGTATTGGTCAAAGTGATCTGCACTGGAATTTGCGGTACAGATATTAAACTACTAAAGGGCCAATACCATTTAAGGGAGAATATCGAGAAAGTGGTTGTCGGACATGAGTTTGTCGGAATGGTAGTCGAACTTGGAGCCTCCGTTGACAATATAAAAAAAGGTGACCGTATCACCGCTCAGCCAACGATACGTTCATGTGGGACATGTCAATATTGCCACACAGGTCAATTTAATTTGTGCAAGGATCGAACTCGAATTGGATTTGATGCAGATGGTAGTTTTGCAGAATATATTGTTCTACATAAGGATCAAATCTATCACCTTCCTGACCAGATTAGTGACGAAGCAGCAGCAATGATCGAGCCTTTAACGGTAGCAGTGAGAGCTGTGTATAAAGCAGAAATAAAACCAACGGATACAGTATTAATTACGGGTCCTGGAACAATTGGATTACTCACCCTGTTGGTTGCCAAACAACACGGATGCAGAACATTGGTCTGCGGAACAAAAATGGATGAAAAAAAATTGAAAATTGCTTCAGCTCTTGGAGCGGATAAAGTGTTCATGAATGATCAATGGAAAGAAGAAATCGGGGCTGAAAAGATTTCAATTGTTTTTGAATGTGCCGGACATGAAAGTGCCGTCAATATGGGGCTCGAACTGATTGTACCAAAAGGACAATACATTCAAGTGGGAACCAAATCATCGAAAATCGAAGTCGATTTTATGACCGTAGCTTATAAAGAATTAAGAATTACGGGCAGTATTGCCGCGATACGTGAAGATTGGATCCATGCGATTGAATTAATGGTTCAATGTGAGGACAAAGCACAGCTACTGATTGACAAGATCTATCCATTAGACAAATGGGAAACGGGTTTGGAATCGCTTCTCAATAATGGAGGACCGAAAATTCTTCTTCAACCTTAA
- a CDS encoding NAD(P)H-quinone oxidoreductase: MKAVLVDEQTKELYLGDFEDPQCGEDELLVSVKATALNRADLLQKKGLYPPPKGESPILGLEMAGVVEKVGAKVNDWEIGDRVFALLPGGGYAEKARIPASMAMRMPDNFSFEQAAAIPEAYLTAYLKMIQLGELSEGEIVLIHAGASGVGTAAIQLAKEKGATSIVTAGSAEKLEACISLGADYTINYKEESFSERVLDITDGKGVQVILDFIGASYWDDNVKSIAVDGRWIIIAALGGYQKEINIRDILMKRIQIKGSTLRSRTIEEKVKLTQDFYNFSSDRFEDGRLVPVIDTVFDWAEAEASHKCLEDNKNIGKVILKIG; this comes from the coding sequence TTGAAAGCAGTATTAGTAGATGAACAAACAAAAGAGTTGTATCTTGGAGATTTTGAAGATCCGCAATGTGGTGAAGACGAATTGTTAGTATCCGTTAAGGCAACTGCACTGAATCGTGCTGATTTACTTCAGAAAAAAGGTCTATATCCACCTCCAAAAGGTGAGTCCCCTATTCTAGGACTAGAAATGGCTGGTGTTGTTGAAAAGGTAGGTGCCAAAGTGAATGATTGGGAAATTGGTGACCGTGTGTTTGCGCTTTTACCAGGCGGCGGTTATGCCGAAAAAGCAAGGATTCCTGCGAGTATGGCCATGAGGATGCCGGACAATTTTTCATTCGAGCAGGCTGCGGCGATTCCAGAAGCCTATTTAACAGCCTACTTAAAGATGATCCAACTTGGAGAATTAAGTGAAGGTGAGATTGTTTTAATTCATGCTGGAGCGAGTGGAGTTGGAACGGCAGCAATTCAGTTAGCCAAAGAGAAGGGGGCAACTTCAATTGTTACCGCTGGAAGCGCAGAAAAGTTGGAAGCATGTATATCTCTTGGTGCTGACTATACGATCAATTATAAGGAAGAATCGTTTTCTGAGCGAGTGCTCGACATTACAGATGGCAAAGGTGTTCAAGTCATCTTAGACTTTATTGGGGCATCGTATTGGGATGATAATGTTAAGTCGATTGCAGTAGATGGCAGATGGATCATTATTGCTGCTTTAGGTGGTTATCAAAAGGAAATTAATATACGAGATATTTTAATGAAAAGAATTCAGATTAAAGGTTCGACACTCCGGTCTCGAACAATTGAGGAAAAAGTAAAACTCACTCAAGACTTTTATAATTTCTCATCTGATCGCTTCGAGGATGGCAGATTAGTGCCTGTGATTGACACTGTCTTTGATTGGGCGGAAGCGGAAGCTTCGCATAAGTGTCTAGAGGACAATAAAAATATCGGTAAAGTTATTTTGAAAATCGGATAA
- a CDS encoding MFS transporter, whose protein sequence is MTSTIVKREKLVSFSLFVNGLIMVMNTSMFTVAIPTIAQGYQISPSMAAWMVTSYSVFFAIGTLLYGRMTVFFSVPILISTGLGLLGVGSVLGMVTDSYLLLVLARVIQALGMSAISGLGIIIVSWYFPKESRNRALATIASASVLGFGLGPLVGGLLSDYLGWRYLFTISLIGVLTLPVYRRFIPNTKPVNGKFDGVGFVLFSTAVISLLLTVSSGILWFLLGLICFPLFFIHIHSKEQPFLSLSLLKDNIYQKALYLAFSIFFIHFSILFITPLLLVNVHERNMSFIGWILFFGALASSFLMKWVGRVVDVIGVLLIIGLSTVCMATATFLNSGLGSHNAFFLHYFSLFLVQASHVSPWACLRS, encoded by the coding sequence GTGACTTCTACAATCGTAAAACGTGAAAAACTAGTTTCATTTTCATTATTTGTAAATGGACTCATTATGGTTATGAATACATCGATGTTCACCGTAGCGATTCCGACGATCGCCCAAGGGTATCAAATTTCACCATCAATGGCTGCGTGGATGGTAACAAGTTATTCCGTCTTCTTTGCGATAGGGACCTTATTGTATGGGAGAATGACTGTTTTTTTTTCTGTCCCAATTCTAATAAGTACTGGTCTTGGACTGTTAGGGGTAGGCTCAGTTTTAGGGATGGTTACAGATAGCTACCTCCTTCTTGTGTTAGCGAGAGTGATCCAAGCATTGGGGATGTCTGCAATATCAGGACTTGGGATTATTATCGTTTCCTGGTACTTTCCTAAGGAGTCAAGGAATAGGGCGTTAGCGACGATTGCCTCAGCTTCGGTATTAGGCTTTGGGTTAGGTCCGTTAGTTGGGGGACTATTGAGTGATTATTTAGGGTGGCGTTACCTTTTCACAATTAGTTTAATCGGGGTGTTAACACTCCCAGTATACCGTCGCTTTATTCCGAATACGAAGCCAGTGAACGGTAAATTTGACGGAGTCGGTTTTGTCTTGTTTTCTACAGCTGTGATTTCTTTGCTGTTGACTGTCTCGTCAGGAATCCTATGGTTTCTGCTAGGCTTGATTTGTTTTCCGTTATTTTTTATTCATATTCATTCGAAGGAGCAGCCATTTTTATCTCTTTCGCTGTTGAAAGATAACATTTATCAAAAAGCATTGTATCTAGCCTTTTCGATCTTCTTTATTCATTTTTCAATTTTATTTATTACACCGTTGTTATTAGTGAACGTCCATGAAAGGAACATGTCATTTATTGGTTGGATTCTTTTCTTTGGGGCACTAGCTTCTAGTTTTTTGATGAAATGGGTTGGAAGAGTTGTAGATGTGATTGGGGTACTGTTAATTATTGGACTTAGTACGGTATGCATGGCGACGGCAACATTTCTTAATTCAGGATTAGGTAGTCATAACGCATTTTTTTTACATTATTTTTCTTTATTTCTAGTACAGGCTTCTCATGTATCACCTTGGGCATGTCTACGTTCATGA
- a CDS encoding tripartite tricarboxylate transporter TctB family protein, whose product MIQWRERYIYLFMMVFCLVLLFIIPSQLQEGGPRIAPYMALGIIALTSVVCFVRCLRGEEKIVTFPKKVLSILGLIVLLYGIYIFAIDVIGYFVLSVLFIAVVLWILKVTKVKILFISTLVPLFIYLLLGGLLNLRFPNGLLM is encoded by the coding sequence ATGATACAGTGGCGTGAGCGTTATATTTATCTTTTCATGATGGTTTTTTGTTTAGTTTTATTGTTTATTATCCCTAGTCAACTGCAGGAAGGTGGGCCGCGAATTGCCCCCTATATGGCACTGGGAATTATCGCATTAACATCAGTGGTATGTTTTGTCAGGTGTTTGCGGGGAGAAGAGAAAATCGTTACTTTCCCGAAGAAGGTTCTATCGATACTTGGTCTGATCGTCCTTCTTTACGGTATTTACATTTTTGCGATAGATGTCATTGGCTATTTCGTATTAAGTGTGTTGTTTATTGCAGTGGTGTTGTGGATTTTAAAGGTAACAAAGGTCAAAATTCTATTCATTTCAACCCTTGTTCCATTATTTATTTACTTATTATTAGGAGGATTATTAAATCTTCGGTTTCCAAATGGTTTGCTCATGTAA